DNA from Chitinophaga pendula:
GTTGCGGTCTTTCTTCGCGTACGAGTTTATGCAGGTTATGAAAGAAGGTGTCCCCGAATGCCATCCATAGTTGCTGATAGATGCCGAGGCGGACATATAGTGCGACGTTGGAAGCGGTGTAGTCGCGGGTGCTGTCGGGGCGTGCGAGGAAGTTTTTGATGCCGGTCCAGTCGGAGGCGCTCAATCCTTTGGCGCCCGGCTGGAATATTCTTTTGGCGGCGAGGGTATAGATGTTTGGATTGACTTCTCCTACTGCGCCGAAGGTCCAGTTCCACATTTGGTGGTGGTGTCCCATTTCGTGCCAGAGGCCCCATCCGTTGCCGCTGATCTGTGCGGGGACGAGTACGCGGTTGAAGGAAGTGCCGACGATACGAACGCGGCCTTCGTGTGTGGCATCCATGTATCCGCTGTTGCGTTCTACGATCATCAGTTTATTATCCAGGGGGGCATGAACAGGGCTGCTGTTATCGAGGCCGCTGATATCGCCCTCAGCTTTGAGGGAGCGGTCGATGTAGGCGAGTATGGTATCCTGGTTTTCGGACTGATATTGTTCGGCTTTGGCCTGCGATACGGTGATGAATGCACGCTGTGATACGAGGATGGCATTAGGTGAGGAGGTATCGGCGCTGAGCATATCGATCCATTGCTGGTGGGTGGTGGTACCCTGTACGTAGAACGGGATGGTTTTGAAGCCACTCTGGAAGGTCACTTTCACCCTATTGGCGGTGTTGGGTGTTGCGGAGGCGTATCGCAGATAGAGGTCGCCGCCATTGGTGTTATTGATGGTATTGGTACCTAGCTGCAGGTTGTAGGTGGTAACGGTTTCGCGGTCGTAGCTGCCGACGATGAGCTGTGGCAGGTTAGTACCGCTGATCTGTGTGACGTTGACCAGCAGTGGTTGATTGGCGGTGGCGCGGAGGCCTACCGGGTCGAAGTCGGCAGTCCGGA
Protein-coding regions in this window:
- a CDS encoding M60 family metallopeptidase — encoded protein: MKHLIFQNAMTGVLALSLLACQKNVKEDALSPNARIASNEQLPPAQTEWTLTERPTGQAEASRLIFSLRTADFDPVGLRATANQPLLVNVTQISGTNLPQLIVGSYDRETVTTYNLQLGTNTINNTNGGDLYLRYASATPNTANRVKVTFQSGFKTIPFYVQGTTTHQQWIDMLSADTSSPNAILVSQRAFITVSQAKAEQYQSENQDTILAYIDRSLKAEGDISGLDNSSPVHAPLDNKLMIVERNSGYMDATHEGRVRIVGTSFNRVLVPAQISGNGWGLWHEMGHHHQMWNWTFGAVGEVNPNIYTLAAKRIFQPGAKGLSASDWTGIKNFLARPDSTRDYTASNVALYVRLGIYQQLWMAFGDTFFHNLHKLVREERPQPVGNAEEEMRVLMLYACRASGKDLGQFFKDWGFKVNTSIYNEITALQLPAPAVNPSSLSEY